A region of Solibacillus isronensis DNA encodes the following proteins:
- the lpdA gene encoding dihydrolipoyl dehydrogenase, protein MAKDYDVVILGGGTGGYVAAIRASQLGLKTAIVEKNKMGGTCLHAGCIPTKALLRSAEVYVQSKKALDFGVEVNDVKIDFERVQQRKATVVDKLYKGVQHLMKKGKIDVYDGFGRILGPSIFSPMPGTISVEMNDGTENEMLVPQNVIIATGSRPRTLDGLKVDGKKVFTSDEFLTIEKLPKSAIIIGGGVIGVEWASMLTDFDVEVTIIELGDRLLPTEDAAISAEMLKSLKKRGVNVHFNVKLDPSAIDTKENVSLQVNDETISAEALLLSVGRVANTSNIGLENTEIELEKGYISVNEHFQTKERHIYAIGDVIGGMQLAHVASHEGIRAVEHIAGQNSIPLHYANIARGVYSNPEVASVGLTEEQAKNNGYKVVTTTFPFKAIGKAIVYGETAGFVKVVADESSNDVVGVHLIGPHATDLISEAALGLFLNASPWEVGQMVHLHPSLSEIIGEAALAIEGKAIHF, encoded by the coding sequence ATGGCGAAAGATTATGATGTCGTTATTTTAGGCGGAGGCACAGGCGGTTATGTAGCCGCGATTCGTGCGTCACAGCTCGGATTGAAAACGGCAATCGTCGAAAAAAATAAAATGGGGGGTACATGCCTGCATGCGGGCTGTATTCCTACAAAAGCATTGCTCCGAAGTGCGGAAGTATATGTACAATCGAAAAAGGCACTTGATTTTGGAGTGGAAGTAAATGATGTCAAAATCGACTTTGAACGTGTCCAACAAAGAAAGGCTACCGTTGTAGATAAGCTTTACAAAGGTGTCCAGCACTTAATGAAAAAAGGAAAGATCGATGTGTATGACGGTTTTGGCCGCATTTTAGGCCCATCTATTTTCTCTCCGATGCCAGGTACGATTTCAGTGGAAATGAATGATGGGACTGAAAATGAAATGCTTGTGCCGCAAAACGTCATCATTGCGACGGGTTCACGCCCTCGAACATTGGACGGATTGAAAGTTGACGGGAAAAAGGTATTCACATCAGATGAATTCCTGACAATCGAAAAGCTACCGAAGTCGGCTATTATTATCGGTGGTGGCGTAATCGGTGTCGAATGGGCGTCAATGCTTACTGATTTCGATGTCGAAGTTACGATTATCGAGCTAGGTGACCGTCTGTTGCCGACTGAAGATGCAGCAATTTCCGCAGAGATGCTGAAATCTTTGAAAAAGCGCGGGGTAAACGTTCATTTCAATGTAAAACTCGATCCTTCGGCAATTGATACAAAGGAAAATGTATCACTACAAGTGAATGATGAAACCATTTCAGCGGAAGCACTTTTACTTTCAGTTGGAAGGGTAGCGAACACGTCAAACATCGGCTTGGAGAACACGGAAATCGAACTGGAAAAGGGATATATTTCAGTAAACGAACATTTCCAGACGAAAGAACGTCATATATATGCTATAGGAGACGTTATCGGCGGAATGCAGTTGGCACATGTTGCTTCACATGAAGGAATTCGTGCTGTCGAGCATATTGCGGGACAGAATTCGATTCCACTGCATTATGCAAATATTGCACGAGGCGTCTACAGTAATCCGGAAGTTGCAAGTGTCGGCCTTACGGAAGAGCAAGCGAAAAACAACGGCTATAAAGTTGTGACAACAACATTCCCGTTTAAAGCGATCGGTAAAGCGATTGTTTATGGTGAAACAGCAGGCTTTGTGAAAGTAGTTGCGGATGAAAGTTCGAATGATGTTGTCGGTGTCCATTTAATCGGACCGCACGCAACGGATTTAATTTCCGAAGCTGCACTTGGCTTGTTCTTAAATGCCTCACCATGGGAAGTTGGACAGATGGTGCATTTGCATCCTTCGTTGAGCGAAATTATTGGGGAAGCCGCGCTGGCGATTGAAGGCAAAGCAATTCATTTTTAA
- a CDS encoding Leu/Phe/Val dehydrogenase translates to MEIFKYMQKYDFEQVVFCQDEASGLKAVIAIHDTTLGPALGGSRMWTYASEEAAIEDALRLARGMTYKNAAAGLNLGGGKTVIIGDPFKDKNEEMFRALGRFIQGLNGRYITAEDVGTTVADMDLIHEETNYVTGISPAFGSSGNPSPITAYGVFLGMKAAAKEAFGDDSLAGRKVAVQGLGNVAYTLCEYLHNEGAKLIVTDINQQAIDRVVADFGAVAVAPDEIYAQDVDIFSPCALGAIVNDQTIPTLKAKVIAGSANNQLAESRHGKVLHDLGIVYAPDYVINAGGVINVADELYGYNRERAMKRVETIYTSLEKIFAISKEEDIPTYLAANRLAEERIARVAKSRSQFLQNEKNILNGR, encoded by the coding sequence ATGGAAATTTTCAAGTACATGCAGAAATATGATTTTGAACAAGTAGTCTTTTGCCAAGATGAGGCATCGGGGTTAAAAGCGGTTATTGCTATTCATGATACAACATTGGGTCCAGCTCTTGGGGGTTCGCGCATGTGGACATATGCCTCAGAGGAAGCAGCTATTGAAGATGCACTTCGTCTAGCACGTGGTATGACTTATAAAAATGCGGCGGCAGGCTTAAATTTAGGTGGCGGTAAAACAGTTATTATTGGAGATCCGTTCAAGGATAAAAATGAAGAAATGTTCCGTGCATTAGGACGTTTCATTCAAGGTTTGAATGGTCGATATATTACGGCAGAAGATGTAGGTACAACGGTTGCAGATATGGATTTAATCCATGAAGAAACAAATTATGTAACAGGTATTTCACCGGCATTCGGCAGCTCTGGCAATCCATCGCCAATTACAGCGTATGGTGTATTTTTAGGGATGAAGGCAGCAGCGAAAGAAGCGTTTGGAGATGACTCGCTGGCAGGCCGTAAAGTAGCGGTTCAAGGTCTTGGGAATGTTGCGTACACATTATGTGAATACTTGCATAATGAAGGAGCGAAACTAATCGTAACTGACATTAATCAGCAAGCAATCGACCGTGTCGTTGCAGATTTCGGAGCGGTAGCTGTAGCACCTGACGAAATTTACGCACAAGATGTGGATATTTTCTCTCCATGTGCTCTTGGCGCAATTGTCAATGATCAAACGATTCCGACTTTAAAAGCGAAGGTTATCGCTGGATCTGCAAACAATCAGCTGGCAGAATCAAGACATGGTAAAGTACTGCATGATTTAGGGATTGTTTATGCACCGGATTACGTGATTAATGCAGGCGGGGTTATTAACGTAGCAGATGAGCTATACGGTTATAATCGCGAGCGTGCAATGAAGCGTGTTGAAACGATCTACACAAGCTTGGAAAAGATTTTTGCTATTTCAAAAGAAGAAGATATTCCAACTTATTTAGCAGCAAACCGTTTAGCAGAAGAGCGTATTGCTCGTGTAGCGAAATCCCGCAGTCAGTTCCTTCAAAACGAAAAAAATATTTTAAACGGTCGCTAA
- a CDS encoding DUF2627 domain-containing protein has product MARMAAFIVLVIPAILMAAGIKFMRDTLFGILISPFPWIWLQFIVGAIFFAVSFLFFAGFLLYRDRKRGKVSERWQK; this is encoded by the coding sequence ATGGCACGTATGGCTGCATTTATCGTACTAGTCATTCCCGCAATTTTAATGGCTGCCGGGATAAAATTTATGCGAGATACATTATTCGGTATTTTAATTTCACCATTTCCATGGATTTGGTTACAATTCATCGTCGGTGCCATATTTTTTGCCGTTTCATTTTTATTTTTTGCAGGGTTTTTACTGTACAGGGATCGCAAGCGCGGTAAAGTATCGGAGCGCTGGCAGAAATAA
- a CDS encoding glycerophosphodiester phosphodiesterase gives MNNIPIFAHRGASSFHLENTFAAFKKAKELGADGIELDLQVSNDGILVVFHDNDLKRLAGINKMVNQCSYEELIHYKLGPRFKRLFRRDRMIAFADVLDWANAENIALNVELKESLLTNEHVLKELLQTISLPVNSHFSSFHDSLLKIVKEIRPDIETAYIITRKFYWATIAEQNFFDAIHAHKRYYKSQYLEACNTANIGMRFYAIQGNESFLKNPHSIVKGWITDFPHLVQEAQKNRQV, from the coding sequence ATGAATAACATACCCATTTTTGCCCACCGAGGGGCATCAAGTTTTCACTTAGAAAATACGTTTGCTGCCTTTAAAAAAGCGAAAGAACTTGGGGCAGATGGCATTGAACTGGATCTCCAAGTTTCAAATGATGGTATTTTAGTAGTATTCCATGACAACGACTTAAAGAGACTGGCCGGTATTAACAAAATGGTTAATCAGTGTTCTTATGAGGAGCTCATTCACTATAAATTAGGTCCGCGGTTTAAACGGCTCTTTCGTCGTGACCGGATGATTGCCTTTGCCGATGTACTGGATTGGGCGAATGCCGAAAATATTGCGTTGAATGTAGAGCTGAAAGAGTCGCTATTAACGAATGAGCATGTTCTGAAGGAATTACTGCAAACGATCAGCTTACCTGTAAACAGCCATTTCTCGTCATTCCACGATTCTTTGTTAAAAATTGTAAAAGAGATTCGCCCGGATATCGAGACAGCGTATATTATTACGAGAAAATTCTATTGGGCCACAATAGCGGAGCAAAATTTCTTCGATGCAATTCATGCACATAAACGCTACTATAAAAGTCAATATTTAGAGGCTTGCAATACAGCCAATATCGGCATGCGTTTTTACGCAATCCAGGGAAATGAATCTTTCTTAAAAAATCCCCATTCGATTGTAAAAGGGTGGATTACGGATTTTCCGCATTTAGTTCAGGAAGCCCAGAAAAATCGACAAGTTTGA
- a CDS encoding DUF342 domain-containing protein, with product MVIHENHFFEIIKNDGKVYLLTRQPGFMLKDFETIVRQNPRIKLTNFALLKEGLNEVSDTPVEIGIWLPSIVIEISRDKMSASLFLYETAEYIKENVQSIQKKVQKLLAEDNITHGVLNVQLESIVTAKATLIAQGTPPVKGEDAQITYLELPERKPVIREDGKADYYDMNFIYEIEEGAWLGEKVHAQPGIPGINIYGESIPAPLGRDVPLKYDRKSAYEVEEEGKTVLRSKISGVVEEHQGMVSVNQHLPIVGDVGIETGNIEFNGSVSIKGTVQPGFSVVANGDISIEHLEGVSGAKLIKSLYGDIFIRGGIFGLGETLVEAAGDIFVKHVNDAHLVAGQNLNIGFYSLGSNLSAHSILVDEQKGKIIGGTAIAKSTIVSAFTGNRLERPTELIINSINKSQCLEVIQYKASLLKSMQEDMMQLEEQIERILPVIHTLTQRQLTALELTKQKLASNKETAQNLDREIKQLMNDLRKVSKAEIHVTKEAYPGTYIQIGKKSTVLTSITNGRFLIDNGELNV from the coding sequence ATGGTTATTCATGAAAATCACTTTTTTGAAATAATAAAAAATGATGGGAAAGTATATTTGCTAACACGACAGCCTGGTTTTATGCTAAAAGACTTCGAAACGATTGTGCGCCAAAATCCTCGTATTAAACTAACGAATTTTGCATTATTAAAAGAGGGACTAAATGAAGTAAGTGACACCCCTGTTGAAATCGGTATATGGCTTCCATCGATTGTAATCGAAATATCCCGAGATAAAATGTCGGCATCGCTTTTTCTATATGAGACAGCGGAGTATATAAAAGAAAATGTACAATCTATACAGAAAAAGGTTCAGAAGCTGTTAGCTGAAGATAATATCACACACGGGGTTTTAAATGTGCAACTGGAATCCATTGTCACTGCGAAAGCAACATTGATTGCGCAAGGAACACCACCTGTCAAAGGGGAAGATGCACAAATTACCTACTTAGAATTACCTGAACGAAAACCGGTTATAAGGGAAGATGGCAAAGCGGATTATTATGATATGAACTTCATTTATGAAATTGAAGAAGGCGCATGGCTTGGTGAAAAAGTTCATGCACAGCCAGGTATCCCGGGAATAAATATTTATGGGGAATCGATTCCTGCTCCTTTGGGGCGAGATGTGCCGTTGAAATATGACCGAAAATCGGCCTATGAAGTTGAAGAAGAAGGTAAAACGGTACTTCGCTCGAAAATTAGCGGGGTAGTTGAAGAACACCAAGGAATGGTGAGTGTGAATCAGCATTTACCAATTGTCGGTGATGTCGGCATCGAAACCGGAAATATTGAATTTAATGGATCTGTCTCGATTAAAGGAACCGTCCAACCAGGATTTTCCGTTGTTGCAAATGGTGACATTTCAATCGAACATCTAGAAGGTGTATCCGGCGCAAAACTGATTAAGTCCCTTTACGGAGATATTTTTATTCGGGGAGGCATATTCGGGTTAGGTGAAACACTTGTAGAAGCTGCCGGGGATATATTCGTTAAACATGTAAATGACGCGCATCTAGTCGCAGGTCAAAATCTGAATATTGGATTTTATTCATTAGGTTCGAATTTATCCGCACATTCCATTTTGGTTGATGAACAGAAAGGGAAAATCATCGGTGGAACAGCAATCGCAAAAAGTACAATCGTTTCGGCATTTACAGGAAACCGACTGGAAAGACCGACTGAATTAATCATTAATAGCATAAACAAATCACAATGTCTTGAGGTCATCCAATACAAGGCATCGCTGCTAAAATCAATGCAGGAAGATATGATGCAGCTCGAGGAACAAATAGAACGCATCCTACCTGTTATACATACGTTAACACAACGACAATTGACGGCACTGGAGCTAACCAAACAAAAGCTCGCTTCCAATAAAGAAACAGCGCAAAATTTAGATCGGGAAATTAAACAATTAATGAACGACTTGCGCAAAGTTAGTAAAGCAGAGATTCATGTGACGAAAGAAGCATATCCTGGTACATATATACAGATTGGCAAAAAGTCCACTGTTTTAACGTCTATAACAAATGGACGATTTTTAATAGATAATGGAGAGTTGAATGTATAA
- a CDS encoding DNA polymerase III subunit alpha, whose protein sequence is MSVIVLDNKRLFLKRIKNYELNTEKIYYRNDKPEERFLFLFLMNEDELWSEYKFKYLYIQMFDGSEYKYFSDKKLYNILKKMDEYFKEAELSEIEDCSYDSSEDCYYVSEDLKEIMENDEHLAQAVDSYVIIKDTFIFVDEDISFIAERMDNSFGTV, encoded by the coding sequence ATGAGTGTTATTGTACTTGATAACAAAAGGCTTTTTCTAAAAAGAATTAAAAATTATGAGTTGAATACTGAGAAAATCTATTATAGAAATGATAAACCAGAGGAAAGATTTCTTTTCCTGTTCCTTATGAATGAGGATGAACTATGGAGTGAATATAAGTTCAAATATTTATATATTCAGATGTTTGATGGCAGTGAATATAAGTATTTCTCTGATAAGAAATTATATAACATTTTGAAGAAAATGGATGAATACTTTAAGGAAGCCGAATTAAGTGAGATAGAAGACTGCTCTTATGATAGTTCGGAAGACTGCTACTATGTTAGTGAAGATTTGAAAGAGATAATGGAAAATGACGAGCATCTAGCGCAAGCTGTCGATAGTTATGTAATTATCAAGGATACATTCATATTCGTTGATGAAGACATTTCTTTTATAGCGGAGAGGATGGATAATTCTTTTGGAACAGTATAA